Proteins encoded together in one Diabrotica undecimpunctata isolate CICGRU chromosome 3, icDiaUnde3, whole genome shotgun sequence window:
- the LOC140435694 gene encoding uncharacterized protein, with amino-acid sequence MEHFILHTSSLKQNPSLLLYDNHESHLSIQVVNIAKENGVTIVTYPPHSTNKLQPVDVGIFKPVSLAFIAAIDSWLMHHPGKPVTIYEVTGCVGEAYQKAMTLGNITLAFKKCGIYPFDREISQTSTFCHAPSLIDVRCQ; translated from the coding sequence ATGGAACACTTCATTCTACACACCTCCAGTTTGAAGCAAAATCCAAGTCTTTTGCTTTATGACAACCACGAGAGTCACCTTTCTATCCAGGTTGTAAATATTGCTAAGGAAAATGGCGTCACCATTGTTACTTATCCACCACATTCAACCAATAAGCTACAGCCTGTGGATGTTGGTATTTTCAAGCCTGTCAGCTTGGCTTTTATTGCTGCCATAGATAGCTGGCTAATGCATCATCCTGGAAAGCCAGTTACTATTTATGAAGTTACAGGTTGTGTGGGCGAAGCGTACCAGAAGGCAATGACTCTAGGAAATATTACCTTAGCCTTTAAAAAATGTGGAATATATCCATTCGACAGGGAAATATCACAGACATCGACTTTTTGCCATGCTCCGTCACTGATAGACGTAAGGTGCCAATGA